One Pseudomonas sp. C27(2019) DNA window includes the following coding sequences:
- the argA gene encoding amino-acid N-acetyltransferase produces the protein MHDYVNSLRHSSPYINAHRERTFVVMLPGESIAHDNFGNIVHDLVLLHSLGVRLVLVFGSRPQIESRLITLGLESHYHQDLRITDAPTLSCVLDAVGQLRATIEARLSMDMAASPMQGARLRVAGGNFVTARPLGVIDGVDYQHTGEVRRIDSKGIKRLLDDRSIVLLPPMGYSPTGEIFNLASEDIATRAAIELQADKLLLFSSDLGLLDASGHLIRELPAQHAEQHLQRFKDSKQTEPAELLLAAASACRSGVSRCHIISYSQDGALLTELFTRDGCGTLVDQGQFEQVREAQIEDVGGLLELIRPLEEQGILVRRSRDLLEREIGQFSIVERDGLIIACAALYSFPEQATGELACLAVHPDYRHGGHGDVLLHRIEQRARALQLESLFVLTTRTAHWFQERGFQACTLQQLPNEKASLYNFQRNSKVFRKTLN, from the coding sequence ATGCACGATTACGTTAACTCGCTACGCCACTCATCGCCTTACATCAATGCGCATCGTGAACGCACCTTTGTGGTCATGCTGCCAGGCGAAAGCATTGCACATGATAACTTTGGCAATATCGTTCATGACTTGGTGTTATTGCACAGTTTAGGTGTGCGCCTTGTCCTGGTGTTTGGCTCACGTCCGCAAATTGAGTCACGCTTAATCACGCTTGGCTTAGAATCACATTACCATCAAGACTTACGCATCACCGATGCACCCACATTAAGCTGCGTACTGGATGCCGTGGGCCAACTGCGCGCAACTATAGAGGCACGCTTATCAATGGATATGGCAGCGTCCCCGATGCAAGGGGCACGCTTAAGAGTGGCTGGTGGTAACTTTGTTACCGCACGCCCACTTGGCGTTATTGATGGCGTTGATTATCAGCACACCGGCGAAGTGCGGCGCATTGATAGTAAAGGTATTAAACGTTTACTGGATGACCGCAGCATTGTTCTACTGCCACCAATGGGTTATTCACCGACCGGAGAAATTTTTAATTTAGCCAGTGAAGATATCGCTACCCGTGCGGCAATAGAGTTACAAGCGGATAAATTACTGCTGTTCAGCTCAGATCTGGGTTTGCTAGACGCAAGCGGGCATTTAATCCGTGAGCTGCCAGCACAGCACGCCGAACAGCATCTACAGCGTTTTAAAGACAGCAAACAAACTGAGCCCGCTGAGCTACTGCTTGCTGCCGCCAGCGCATGCCGTAGCGGTGTATCACGCTGCCATATTATAAGTTATTCGCAAGATGGCGCCTTGCTAACCGAACTGTTCACCCGCGATGGTTGCGGCACCTTGGTGGATCAAGGTCAATTTGAGCAAGTACGCGAGGCTCAAATTGAAGATGTGGGTGGTTTACTAGAATTAATTCGCCCTTTGGAAGAACAAGGTATTTTAGTGCGCCGCTCACGTGACTTACTTGAGCGTGAAATCGGCCAATTCAGTATTGTTGAGCGTGACGGCTTAATCATTGCTTGCGCAGCCCTCTACTCATTTCCGGAGCAGGCAACAGGCGAGCTAGCTTGCTTAGCAGTCCACCCTGATTATCGCCACGGCGGGCATGGTGATGTGTTACTGCATCGTATCGAACAGCGCGCACGTGCGTTACAATTAGAGTCGTTATTTGTCTTAACCACGCGTACCGCACATTGGTTTCAAGAACGTGGCTTTCAA
- a CDS encoding inorganic phosphate transporter, whose protein sequence is MALLTDYGFILLVLACLFGFFMAWGVGANDVANAMGTSVGSGALTIKQAIIIAMVFEFCGAYLAGGEVTETIKNGIVDIDVMTADLLVLGMMSALLASGTWLLIATNKGWPVSTTHTIIGAVVGFAAFGVSFDAVHWSAILPIMASWVVTPFLSGVLAFGLFVSVQKLIINTDSPFDNAKRYVPFYMFLTGFMVALMTLSKGLKHVGLNLSSEQSMVLAVGVGVLVMLLGIYLLRRVKIAPDANRGTYFASVEKVFATLMIFTACAMAFAHGANDVANAVGPLAAIAGVIQNHGVGELTAKSAVPAWVLLLGAIGIVIGLATYGYKIIATVGRGITELTPSRGFAAELATASTVVGASAIGLPVSTTHTLVGAVLGIGLARGIGALNLRVIGSIFMSWAITLPAGAFLAILFFSILKLIFL, encoded by the coding sequence ATGGCTCTTTTAACTGACTACGGCTTTATACTTTTAGTTTTAGCCTGTCTTTTTGGTTTCTTTATGGCTTGGGGCGTCGGTGCGAATGACGTTGCCAACGCCATGGGTACGTCTGTTGGGTCAGGTGCACTGACCATCAAACAAGCCATTATTATAGCAATGGTTTTTGAATTTTGCGGTGCTTATTTAGCTGGTGGTGAGGTCACCGAAACCATTAAAAACGGCATTGTCGATATCGATGTTATGACAGCCGACTTACTGGTATTAGGAATGATGTCAGCTCTGCTCGCATCTGGAACGTGGCTGTTGATTGCCACCAATAAAGGTTGGCCAGTATCCACAACACACACCATCATTGGTGCTGTGGTTGGATTTGCTGCCTTTGGTGTGTCATTTGATGCAGTGCATTGGAGCGCGATTCTACCGATCATGGCCAGCTGGGTCGTGACACCATTCTTATCGGGTGTTTTAGCATTTGGTTTATTCGTCAGTGTGCAAAAGCTGATTATTAATACGGACAGCCCTTTTGATAATGCTAAGCGCTATGTACCTTTTTACATGTTCCTGACCGGCTTTATGGTTGCATTAATGACCCTGTCTAAGGGCCTTAAACACGTAGGCCTAAACCTCAGTAGCGAACAAAGCATGGTACTTGCTGTGGGCGTGGGTGTTTTAGTCATGCTGCTCGGCATTTATCTGCTGCGTCGCGTCAAAATAGCACCCGATGCCAACCGCGGTACGTACTTTGCTAGCGTTGAAAAAGTCTTTGCAACCTTAATGATTTTCACCGCCTGCGCCATGGCCTTTGCCCATGGTGCTAATGATGTGGCAAACGCTGTAGGTCCACTGGCAGCCATTGCTGGTGTGATTCAAAATCATGGTGTCGGCGAACTGACAGCGAAATCAGCCGTTCCCGCGTGGGTGCTACTGCTGGGTGCAATCGGTATTGTAATTGGCTTGGCCACTTACGGTTATAAAATCATTGCTACCGTGGGCCGTGGTATCACCGAACTGACCCCAAGTCGTGGTTTTGCTGCTGAACTGGCGACCGCCTCAACAGTCGTCGGCGCCTCAGCCATCGGTTTGCCAGTATCGACCACACACACCTTGGTGGGTGCGGTACTAGGGATTGGCTTAGCTCGTGGTATCGGTGCGTTAAACTTGCGCGTTATTGGCTCAATCTTTATGTCTTGGGCCATCACCTTGCCGGCTGGTGCATTCCTCGCTATTTTGTTCTTTAGTATTTTGAAATTAATCTTTCTATAA
- a CDS encoding TIGR00153 family protein has translation MSINPFVSLFGRSPIGPMQQHIAKAHECASNLIPFFQAVIAEDWSRVELVQQEMSRLEKEADKLKRNVRIHLPKSLFLPVPRSDLLELLSVQDKVANRAKDIAGLMLGRQMTIPQPLQPMILAFVQRVVDASEQALTAMNELDEILETGFGNREVNRVTAMIEVLEDIEHDTDRMQIEVRRTLFKLEKEMPPVDVMFLYTIIEWIGDVADRAERIGNRLEQLLAR, from the coding sequence ATGTCGATAAACCCGTTTGTAAGTTTGTTTGGTCGTTCGCCCATTGGGCCGATGCAGCAACATATTGCCAAAGCACATGAATGTGCTTCCAATTTAATTCCTTTTTTCCAAGCCGTCATTGCCGAAGACTGGTCACGCGTTGAGCTTGTCCAACAAGAGATGTCTCGGCTGGAAAAAGAAGCCGATAAACTCAAGCGCAATGTGCGTATTCACCTTCCTAAAAGTCTATTTTTGCCGGTACCGCGTTCTGACTTACTCGAATTGCTCAGTGTACAGGACAAAGTCGCCAATCGCGCAAAAGACATTGCGGGCCTCATGCTGGGCCGGCAAATGACTATACCGCAGCCATTACAACCCATGATTCTTGCCTTTGTGCAGCGCGTTGTTGATGCCAGTGAACAAGCCCTCACTGCGATGAATGAGTTGGATGAAATCCTTGAAACAGGTTTTGGTAACCGCGAAGTTAATCGTGTTACGGCCATGATCGAAGTGCTCGAAGATATTGAGCACGACACCGACCGGATGCAAATTGAAGTGCGTCGCACTCTCTTTAAATTAGAGAAAGAGATGCCGCCTGTTGATGTCATGTTTCTGTACACCATCATCGAATGGATCGGTGATGTCGCTGACCGCGCTGAGCGCATCGGTAACCGATTGGAACAACTGCTAGCGCGCTGA
- a CDS encoding inorganic triphosphatase, protein MAKETEIKLRISPASLATLHQHPVLAARCVAPWQTRELLNRYYDTADFALANAQVALRIRRDGEQLIQTLKSKGASVAGLSERNEWDWTLKSNRLVLSHLNDSCWPQSLAELDKKQLKAVFSTDFKRQFAELRWQRDGIETVVEVALDQGLVIAGQQQEDICEVELELRAGDPAALLELALELAADVALMPCDISKAERGYRLFNANSYSVAAAPAELSTEMPLDEAFAAIAWQLLGNSQRLAEQYRFNGHWKLLEQWLQQLVSLRALLASLGHAVPRPSSNPLRTQLDALIDDWRVRILDGADDQAVREAAPLAFANELENTRWGLFSLEMAVWLQNQAWQTKRSARGTRQGAAALQNWLLQFLKDEAQALQVHRYMRQPEDIAEQAPRLERLLVWLQAARHISGLVDSDRLFGSLRELHTLVLQPLNAENLVQRREHLASVLTLNAWKQLLR, encoded by the coding sequence ATGGCTAAAGAAACCGAAATAAAGCTACGAATCAGCCCTGCAAGCCTTGCTACGCTGCATCAACACCCTGTTTTAGCAGCGCGCTGTGTTGCTCCTTGGCAGACCCGAGAGTTGCTTAATCGGTACTACGACACAGCTGATTTTGCCTTGGCGAATGCTCAAGTGGCCTTGCGAATTCGTCGTGATGGCGAACAATTGATCCAAACTTTAAAAAGTAAAGGCGCCAGTGTGGCTGGATTGTCCGAGCGCAATGAATGGGATTGGACGTTAAAAAGCAACCGCTTAGTGCTTAGTCACTTAAATGACAGCTGCTGGCCGCAGAGCTTGGCTGAGCTGGATAAAAAGCAGTTAAAAGCAGTCTTTAGCACAGACTTTAAGCGCCAGTTTGCTGAATTACGCTGGCAGCGTGATGGCATAGAGACTGTGGTTGAAGTGGCTTTGGATCAAGGACTGGTGATTGCCGGCCAGCAGCAGGAGGATATCTGTGAAGTTGAGCTGGAATTGCGTGCCGGTGATCCGGCGGCACTGCTTGAGCTGGCCTTAGAGCTGGCCGCAGATGTTGCTTTGATGCCATGCGATATCAGTAAGGCTGAGCGCGGTTACCGCCTATTTAATGCCAATAGCTATAGCGTTGCTGCTGCTCCAGCAGAGTTAAGCACTGAAATGCCGTTGGATGAGGCCTTTGCTGCGATTGCTTGGCAGTTGTTGGGCAATAGCCAACGTTTGGCTGAGCAATACCGTTTTAATGGCCATTGGAAGCTGCTGGAACAGTGGTTGCAGCAATTGGTGAGTTTACGAGCCTTGCTAGCCAGTCTTGGGCACGCGGTACCGCGTCCAAGCAGTAACCCGTTACGTACTCAGTTAGATGCACTGATTGATGATTGGCGTGTACGTATTCTGGACGGTGCTGATGACCAAGCTGTGCGCGAAGCTGCACCGTTGGCGTTTGCTAATGAGCTTGAGAATACCCGCTGGGGGCTGTTCTCTTTAGAGATGGCCGTATGGTTACAAAACCAAGCATGGCAGACAAAGCGTAGCGCGCGCGGTACACGCCAAGGTGCTGCGGCGTTACAAAATTGGTTACTGCAATTCTTAAAGGATGAGGCGCAGGCGTTACAGGTACACCGTTATATGCGCCAACCTGAAGATATTGCTGAACAAGCACCACGTCTTGAGCGCTTGTTAGTGTGGTTGCAAGCAGCGCGTCATATCAGCGGCTTAGTTGATAGTGATCGCTTGTTTGGTAGCCTGCGTGAGTTGCATACCTTGGTTTTACAACCCTTAAATGCTGAGAATTTAGTGCAGCGCAGAGAACATTTGGCTTCTGTGCTCACCCTTAATGCTTGGAAGCAACTGTTGCGTTAA
- a CDS encoding GspE/PulE family protein: MPSSVAATPDRLLDLNEVLAELVKQGRIDQDSAENCLLARRGDAATVHMHPLEYIATQQLNDRSRAGRKLDLETLTVWLAEWAQQPYLRIDPLKIDVAAITPLMSYAFAQRHKILAVAADSACVTIASAQPFMREWEANLAHVLRRPIKRVVANPAEIQRFTTEFYRLARSVSGATTGDQFISGVGNFEQLLNLGASDQEPDANDAHIVNIVDWLFQYAFQQRASDIHIEPRREQGSVRFRIDGVLHTVYQFPAQVTMAVVSRLKSLGRMNVAEKRKPQDGRVKTKTPDGNEVELRLATMPTAFGEKMVMRIFDPDVLLKGFDQLGFSSDDMQRWRSMTSQPNGIILVTGPTGSGKTTTLYTTLKQLATEEVNVCTIEDPIEMIEPSFNQMQVQHNIDLSFASGIRALMRQDPDIIMIGEIRDLETAEMAIQAALTGHLVLSTLHTNDAPSAITRLLELGVPYYLLKATLLGVMAQRLVRTLCPHCKAPVEIDAADWAALTQPWSAPVPKGAQQAVGCLECRETGYHGRAGVYEIMLLNDEIKPLIMADTDLVRLKSHAYRAGMRSLRLSGAQKISAGQTTIEEILRVTPQSQQK; encoded by the coding sequence ATGCCATCCTCTGTCGCTGCTACGCCTGATCGTTTACTGGATTTAAATGAAGTGCTGGCTGAACTGGTTAAACAGGGTCGCATTGATCAGGACAGCGCAGAAAACTGTTTGCTGGCGCGACGTGGTGATGCGGCGACTGTGCATATGCACCCGCTGGAGTACATTGCCACTCAGCAACTCAATGACCGTAGCAGAGCAGGTCGCAAGCTTGATTTAGAAACGTTAACGGTGTGGCTTGCTGAATGGGCACAACAACCCTATTTGCGCATTGACCCACTAAAGATCGATGTGGCAGCCATCACGCCCCTGATGTCCTATGCCTTTGCCCAACGTCATAAGATTCTTGCTGTGGCAGCGGACAGCGCTTGCGTAACAATCGCCAGTGCCCAGCCGTTTATGCGCGAGTGGGAAGCTAACTTAGCCCATGTGTTGCGCCGCCCAATTAAGCGTGTGGTGGCCAATCCAGCTGAAATTCAGCGTTTTACCACTGAGTTTTATCGTTTAGCGCGCTCTGTCTCTGGGGCGACAACAGGCGATCAGTTTATCAGTGGTGTCGGTAACTTCGAACAGCTGCTGAACTTGGGTGCCAGTGATCAAGAGCCTGACGCCAATGATGCGCATATCGTTAATATTGTTGACTGGCTGTTCCAGTATGCTTTTCAGCAGCGCGCCAGTGATATTCATATTGAGCCACGCCGTGAACAGGGTTCGGTGCGGTTTCGCATTGATGGTGTGCTGCATACCGTTTATCAGTTCCCTGCACAGGTCACCATGGCCGTGGTCAGCCGCTTAAAATCTTTAGGGCGCATGAATGTCGCTGAGAAGCGCAAGCCGCAAGATGGCCGAGTAAAAACCAAGACACCGGACGGTAATGAGGTGGAGTTACGTCTAGCCACCATGCCAACAGCCTTTGGTGAAAAAATGGTGATGCGTATTTTTGATCCTGATGTGCTGCTAAAAGGTTTCGATCAGTTGGGCTTTTCCAGTGATGATATGCAGCGCTGGCGCAGTATGACCAGCCAGCCAAACGGCATTATTTTAGTGACAGGACCGACGGGGTCTGGAAAAACCACCACGCTCTACACCACGCTAAAACAGTTGGCCACCGAAGAGGTGAATGTCTGCACCATTGAAGATCCGATCGAGATGATTGAGCCTTCGTTTAACCAGATGCAAGTGCAGCATAATATTGATTTGAGTTTTGCCAGTGGCATTCGAGCGTTGATGCGCCAAGATCCCGATATCATCATGATCGGAGAAATTCGCGACTTAGAAACTGCAGAAATGGCGATTCAAGCTGCGCTGACTGGGCATTTAGTTCTTTCAACTTTGCACACCAATGATGCACCCAGCGCCATAACCCGTTTGTTAGAGTTAGGAGTGCCTTATTATTTGCTCAAAGCCACTTTATTAGGGGTGATGGCGCAACGCTTAGTGCGCACGTTGTGTCCGCACTGTAAAGCGCCGGTCGAGATTGATGCAGCTGATTGGGCTGCGTTAACCCAGCCTTGGAGCGCGCCAGTGCCTAAAGGTGCACAGCAAGCGGTGGGCTGCTTAGAGTGTCGAGAGACCGGTTACCATGGCCGTGCAGGGGTGTATGAAATCATGCTGCTCAATGATGAGATTAAACCGTTGATTATGGCCGATACTGATTTGGTTCGTCTTAAGAGTCATGCCTACCGTGCGGGTATGCGC